The following are from one region of the Rosettibacter firmus genome:
- a CDS encoding OmpH family outer membrane protein, translated as MKKVIILSVFLTATVFAQTQQTNPLKIGYVDSEIILAQYPEAIKAKSDLEAMVSKWRKEADSMAADLQNAYAEYQKQAQTMTQEKQREAQQKIIEKEQKLQQYREQKFAQPNGEYFVKQEQLMTPVKQKIFKAIEDIAKEEGMNFVLDKAGDVVVLYADPSFDITFKVLDRLKRGK; from the coding sequence GTGAAAAAAGTAATAATATTATCTGTTTTCTTGACTGCAACAGTCTTTGCTCAAACTCAACAAACAAATCCATTAAAAATAGGTTATGTTGATTCAGAAATTATTTTAGCACAATATCCAGAAGCTATTAAAGCTAAAAGTGACCTTGAAGCAATGGTATCAAAATGGAGAAAAGAAGCCGATAGTATGGCAGCAGATTTACAGAATGCTTATGCCGAATATCAAAAACAAGCTCAAACTATGACTCAGGAAAAACAACGTGAAGCACAACAAAAAATAATTGAGAAAGAACAAAAATTACAGCAATATAGAGAACAAAAATTCGCTCAACCAAATGGGGAATATTTTGTAAAACAGGAACAATTAATGACTCCAGTTAAACAAAAAATATTCAAAGCAATTGAAGATATAGCAAAAGAAGAAGGAATGAACTTTGTGCTCGACAAAGCTGGTGATGTTGTTGTACTTTATGCCGATCCATCTTTTGATATAACATTCAAAGTACTTGATCGTCTTAAAAGAGGAAAATAA
- a CDS encoding OmpH family outer membrane protein — MKKLILIGFLLTTVSFAQLKIGYVDSDAIMKQLPEYQDAQKKLDAMIKEWQEELSKLEKDWKAKYDDYEKRKLILSEQRRVEIEKELVQLEDQISKFRQEKFGVRGELFQKQEELNKPILNRIFNAIQEVAKENNYDFIFDRSGDIMFLYAKEEYDVTNLVLEKLK; from the coding sequence ATGAAAAAACTCATATTAATAGGCTTTCTTCTTACAACAGTTTCTTTTGCTCAATTAAAGATTGGTTATGTGGATAGCGATGCAATTATGAAACAGCTTCCTGAATATCAGGATGCACAAAAAAAATTAGATGCTATGATTAAAGAATGGCAGGAAGAATTAAGTAAATTAGAAAAAGACTGGAAAGCCAAGTATGATGATTATGAAAAAAGAAAATTAATCTTAAGTGAACAAAGACGTGTCGAAATTGAAAAGGAACTCGTTCAACTCGAAGATCAGATATCAAAATTCAGACAGGAAAAATTTGGTGTAAGAGGAGAATTATTTCAAAAACAGGAAGAATTAAATAAACCGATTCTCAATAGAATCTTTAATGCAATTCAGGAAGTTGCAAAAGAAAATAATTATGATTTTATTTTTGATAGAAGTGGTGATATTATGTTTCTCTATGCAAAAGAAGAATATGATGTCACAAATTTAGTTTTAGAAAAATTAAAGTGA
- the lpxD gene encoding UDP-3-O-(3-hydroxymyristoyl)glucosamine N-acyltransferase — MKIKLKDAADFVGGVVIGNPELEISNIAKIEEAKEGDLTFLYLPAYEKYLETTKASAVIISPEFKKTRTDISYIEVKNPNVAFQKIINTFLKPNLNLIGIDSTASIHPTAKIGKNVAIGKNVVISENCEIGDNTIIFHNTVIMDNVKIGSNTLIYPNVTIRENCVVGNNVIIHSNTCIGSDGFGYVLNDRGEYEKVPQIGNVVIEDDVEIGSNVSIDRAALGSTLIKKGVKIDNLVQVAHNVVIGEHTAIAAQAGISGSTKIGKHCMIAGQSGFVGHIEIADGTIIGAQAGVSKSIKKPGKYRGSPAEEMSTQLRLEAHVRNLPSYLERIKKLEEKIASLESKILELTEKKGN, encoded by the coding sequence ATGAAAATTAAATTGAAAGATGCCGCCGACTTTGTCGGCGGTGTTGTTATTGGAAATCCTGAACTCGAAATTTCTAACATTGCAAAAATCGAAGAAGCAAAAGAAGGTGATCTTACATTTCTCTATCTCCCTGCTTACGAAAAATATCTCGAAACCACTAAAGCATCAGCTGTAATTATAAGTCCAGAATTTAAAAAGACAAGAACCGATATAAGTTATATTGAAGTTAAAAATCCTAATGTAGCTTTTCAAAAAATTATTAATACATTTTTAAAACCAAATTTAAATTTGATTGGCATCGATTCTACTGCTTCAATTCATCCAACTGCAAAAATTGGAAAAAATGTTGCAATAGGTAAAAATGTTGTAATATCAGAAAACTGTGAGATTGGAGATAACACTATAATCTTTCATAATACTGTAATAATGGACAATGTTAAAATTGGCTCAAATACTTTAATCTATCCTAACGTAACAATACGAGAAAATTGTGTGGTTGGAAATAATGTGATAATTCATTCAAACACTTGTATAGGTTCAGATGGATTTGGTTATGTTTTAAACGATAGAGGTGAATATGAAAAAGTTCCACAAATTGGAAATGTGGTTATTGAAGATGATGTTGAAATAGGTTCTAATGTTTCAATTGATCGTGCAGCACTTGGATCAACATTAATTAAAAAAGGTGTTAAAATAGATAACCTTGTTCAGGTAGCACATAATGTCGTTATTGGTGAACACACAGCCATTGCAGCTCAGGCTGGAATTTCTGGCAGTACAAAAATTGGAAAACATTGTATGATTGCTGGTCAATCTGGTTTTGTTGGTCACATTGAAATTGCAGATGGAACAATTATCGGTGCTCAAGCTGGTGTTTCAAAATCAATTAAGAAACCTGGAAAATATAGAGGTTCACCTGCCGAAGAAATGTCAACTCAATTAAGATTAGAAGCCCACGTAAGAAATTTACCTTCTTACTTAGAAAGAATTAAAAAATTAGAAGAAAAAATTGCATCTTTGGAAAGTAAAATTTTAGAATTAACAGAAAAAAAGGGTAATTAA
- a CDS encoding bifunctional UDP-3-O-[3-hydroxymyristoyl] N-acetylglucosamine deacetylase/3-hydroxyacyl-ACP dehydratase produces the protein MLELQRTIAKPVSLSGTGLHTGTSCTITFKPAPENYGIKFIRVDLGGSPEIPANVDYVVDLSRGTTLGIGEAKVHTVEHVLAAIAGLQIDNIIIEIDGIEPPVGDGSAMPFVEKLLEAGFVTQNSPKDYLVIDQTVMYHDEEKKIDIVALPLNDYRITIMVDYQNPALGSQHTGLFNLEKEFVTEFAPARTFCFLSEVEMLADQGLIKGGNINNAVVIVDHEIDEEGLKRLKEKLNLADDISVTHEGFLSNNVLRFKNEPVRHKLLDMLGDLALIGVPIKAQILAARPGHKANVEFAKKIRTLYQQKKLVKKYQHVKKEGVVFDANAIQRILPHRYPFLLVDKIIDLELDKKVVGVKCVTINEPFFPGHFPGQPIMPGVLIIEAMAQVSGILVLNSFIDPANHLVYFMSINNAKFRKPVVPGDQLILEAEIISKKTKYFSIKGTAYVDGNVVAEAEFMGAIVDKENKPQN, from the coding sequence ATGTTAGAATTACAAAGAACAATAGCTAAACCAGTTTCATTATCAGGTACTGGTTTACATACAGGTACATCATGTACTATTACATTTAAACCTGCTCCAGAAAATTATGGTATAAAATTTATCAGAGTCGACCTGGGAGGTAGCCCAGAGATTCCTGCTAATGTCGATTATGTTGTAGATCTATCTCGTGGAACAACACTCGGCATTGGCGAAGCAAAAGTTCATACAGTCGAACATGTACTCGCTGCAATTGCAGGCTTACAAATAGATAATATTATAATTGAAATAGATGGAATTGAACCACCTGTAGGCGATGGAAGTGCAATGCCTTTTGTCGAAAAATTACTCGAAGCAGGCTTTGTTACACAAAATAGTCCTAAAGATTATCTTGTTATTGATCAGACTGTTATGTATCACGATGAAGAAAAAAAAATTGATATTGTAGCACTTCCATTAAATGACTATAGAATAACAATTATGGTGGATTATCAAAATCCTGCTCTCGGAAGTCAACACACTGGTTTATTTAATCTCGAAAAAGAATTTGTTACCGAATTTGCACCTGCACGAACTTTTTGCTTTTTAAGCGAAGTTGAAATGCTTGCCGATCAGGGATTAATTAAAGGTGGAAATATCAATAATGCTGTAGTAATTGTTGACCATGAAATTGACGAAGAAGGATTAAAAAGATTAAAAGAAAAACTTAACCTTGCAGATGATATTTCTGTGACTCATGAAGGATTTTTAAGTAATAATGTTTTACGATTCAAAAATGAACCTGTAAGACATAAATTACTTGATATGCTTGGCGATTTAGCTTTAATTGGAGTTCCTATTAAAGCACAAATACTTGCAGCTCGTCCAGGACACAAAGCAAATGTAGAATTTGCAAAAAAAATTAGAACTCTTTATCAACAGAAAAAACTTGTTAAAAAATATCAACATGTTAAAAAAGAAGGCGTTGTTTTTGATGCAAATGCCATACAAAGAATTTTACCACATCGTTATCCATTTCTGCTCGTCGATAAAATTATTGATCTTGAACTGGATAAAAAAGTTGTAGGTGTAAAATGTGTTACAATTAATGAACCATTTTTCCCTGGTCATTTCCCTGGACAACCAATAATGCCCGGAGTTCTTATTATTGAAGCTATGGCTCAAGTAAGTGGAATATTAGTTTTAAATTCATTCATTGATCCAGCAAACCATCTCGTATATTTTATGAGCATTAACAATGCAAAATTTAGAAAACCTGTTGTACCAGGTGATCAATTAATTCTTGAAGCAGAAATAATTTCTAAAAAAACAAAATACTTTTCCATCAAAGGAACTGCTTATGTTGATGGAAATGTTGTAGCCGAAGCAGAATTTATGGGTGCAATTGTAGATAAAGAAAATAAACCTCAGAACTAA
- the lpxA gene encoding acyl-ACP--UDP-N-acetylglucosamine O-acyltransferase, whose product MNKIHSTAIVSPKAKLGDNIEIGPYTIIHDDVEIGNDCIIGPHVVVYNGARIGSRVKIFQGASVSNLPQDLKYANEETYLYIGDDTVIREFATLHKGTAATGKTVIGNNCLLMAYVHVAHDCVIGNKVIISNATQIAGHVQIEDVVIIGGQGAVHQFCKIGQHAMVGGGGMVGTDIPPYSLVSGYPARFMGLNTVGLKRRNFSSEDINTLKEAYRIFYNSGLNHSAALQKLKEKYSEHPLVKNIIKFIESSERGVVRR is encoded by the coding sequence ATGAATAAAATTCATTCAACCGCAATTGTTAGTCCAAAAGCAAAATTAGGCGATAACATTGAAATTGGTCCATACACAATCATTCATGATGATGTTGAAATTGGTAATGATTGTATTATTGGTCCACATGTAGTTGTTTATAATGGTGCCAGAATTGGGAGTCGTGTAAAAATATTTCAGGGAGCCTCTGTTTCCAACCTGCCACAGGATTTAAAATATGCAAATGAAGAAACTTACCTTTATATTGGAGATGATACAGTAATAAGAGAATTTGCAACTCTTCATAAAGGAACTGCTGCTACCGGAAAAACTGTGATAGGAAATAATTGTTTACTGATGGCTTATGTTCATGTTGCACATGATTGTGTAATTGGAAATAAGGTGATAATTTCAAATGCAACTCAAATTGCCGGTCATGTTCAAATTGAAGATGTAGTTATAATTGGTGGACAGGGGGCGGTTCATCAATTCTGTAAAATTGGTCAACATGCTATGGTTGGTGGTGGTGGAATGGTTGGAACAGATATTCCTCCCTATTCACTCGTAAGTGGATATCCCGCAAGATTTATGGGCTTAAATACTGTTGGACTTAAACGCAGAAATTTTTCAAGCGAAGATATTAATACATTAAAAGAAGCATATAGAATATTTTATAACTCTGGTTTAAATCATTCTGCTGCACTTCAAAAATTAAAAGAAAAATACTCCGAACATCCACTCGTCAAAAATATAATAAAATTTATTGAATCTTCTGAACGCGGTGTAGTACGAAGATGA
- a CDS encoding lipoate--protein ligase family protein, with product MKWFLIEFLEAPGQYNMQFDLELAKICKDNEAYLRLYKWKPYCISLGAHQKFEDINLQKAEKDGIDVVKRPTGGRAILHAEEITYSVILPFSRINSAKEVYQKISFALIEGLKLYHPVFHNLELENNQPDFLKLLNQPSGIICFGSSAKNEVKFNGRKLIGSAQRKLNNVILQHGSLLCGKYHRNLVDYINTDETTRTQLKNEISQKTIEVETITGKQVDYIKLSECLINGFKKVWDIEFDKSEINLSILK from the coding sequence ATGAAATGGTTTCTGATAGAATTCTTAGAAGCTCCAGGTCAATACAACATGCAATTTGATCTGGAGCTTGCAAAAATTTGTAAAGATAATGAAGCTTATCTTAGACTATATAAATGGAAACCATATTGTATTTCACTTGGAGCTCATCAAAAATTCGAAGATATTAATCTTCAAAAAGCTGAGAAAGATGGAATTGATGTAGTAAAAAGACCAACTGGTGGACGGGCAATTCTTCATGCAGAAGAAATTACTTATTCTGTTATTCTCCCTTTTTCCAGAATTAATAGTGCAAAAGAAGTTTATCAAAAAATTTCCTTCGCCTTGATTGAAGGATTAAAACTTTATCATCCTGTTTTTCATAACCTTGAATTAGAAAATAATCAACCAGATTTTCTCAAACTACTGAATCAACCATCTGGAATTATTTGTTTTGGAAGTTCTGCTAAAAACGAAGTTAAATTTAATGGCAGAAAATTAATTGGCAGTGCTCAGAGAAAATTAAACAACGTAATTCTTCAGCATGGTTCGTTATTATGCGGAAAATATCACAGAAATTTAGTTGATTACATTAATACTGATGAAACTACCAGAACTCAACTAAAAAATGAAATATCTCAAAAAACAATTGAAGTAGAAACAATTACTGGAAAACAGGTTGATTATATTAAACTTTCTGAATGCTTGATAAATGGCTTTAAGAAAGTATGGGATATTGAATTTGATAAATCTGAAATAAATTTGTCAATCCTAAAATAA